The proteins below come from a single Branchiostoma floridae strain S238N-H82 chromosome 5, Bfl_VNyyK, whole genome shotgun sequence genomic window:
- the LOC118416002 gene encoding ras-related protein Rab-43-like, translated as MPNVGEMSTLLENDDGFDFLFKIVLIGDAGVGKTCVVQRFKSGTYMERCGSTIGVDFTMKTVTIDDKRVKLQVWDTAGQERFRTITQSYYRSANGVIIAYDITKKETFDNAVRWLEDVKKYAGPNVVKQLVGCKRDLEEMREVNVTEAKSFAVQNCMFDALETSAKEDTNIEECFIRIAKELKKQHGGTALQGDRDAGKIVMGESRRVDGGGWGCCG; from the exons ATGCCAAATGTTGGAGAAATGTCTACGCTCCTTGAGAACGACGACGGTTTTGACTTTCTGTTTAAAATCGTGTTAATCGGCGACGCGGGAGTGGGGAAGACGTGCGTGGTGCAGCGGTTCAAGTCGGGGACGTACATGGAGAGATGTGGCAGCACCATCGGCGTGGACTTCACCATGAAAACGGTCACCATCGACGACAAGCGGGTAAAG CTACAAGTATGGGACACAGCCGGTCAGGAAAGGTTCCGCACCATCACGCAGAGTTACTATCGGAGCGCCAACGGTGTCATCATCGCATACGACATTACCAAGAAGGAAACGTTTGACAACGCAGTTCGATGGTTGGAAGATGTCAAGAAGTACGCAGGGCCTAATGTCGTCAAGCAGCTTGTGG gttGCAAAAGAGACTTGGAAGAAATGCGTGAAGTGAACGTAACAGAAGCCAAGTCCTTTGCAGTTCAAAACTGCATGTTTGATGCCTTGGAAACATCAGCCAAGGAGGACACTAACATTGAGGAATGTTTCATCAGGATAGCCAAGGAACTAAAGAAACAACATGGCGGTACAGCACTCCAGGGAGACAGGGATGCTGGGAAAATTGTGATGGGAGAGTCCAGGAGGGTGGACGGGGGAGGGTGGGGTTGCTGTGGATAA